In Salmo salar chromosome ssa03, Ssal_v3.1, whole genome shotgun sequence, a single genomic region encodes these proteins:
- the LOC106598918 gene encoding uncharacterized protein isoform X1 — MSDYIVKIEGTGPEESEASPEKSRDPSPEPAVLPVTDVSFLGAMEHTNDMLSSLDQVMDSQTQENGEQVEATESQRKRLKGNLGLSSAGCSLGCIPSFDSVSLTSTVNTDNNSAESLEQLQYQEVLRVDTCDEVEVKMPVDNDTLMPTVVDCDSLPTLDQIASLRTLQEEMDRVLDMDTEDCLSRTISFESRPIPERSGSTKPYCSGVRSAAPYASKPSLTSIDAHGAENEVEAKVLNIDLSSFTLDRIYFSSILQEENDRVLDMDTMDCRSLSRTVHFESSPIPERSGSLKTYCSSVRSPTPYQSRLSLTSTEAHDEVAHSSGTQVSLQILMDPLEELFGITQDMIYTDVQDRVIEVLQDIYLAANQLEQQLFQSVFDRQARAIVKAVVQQINAALSRALQQTCSGSQLLTIVGSAKLYSKDGLAAVEGQGVPLITSSAEGDRDGNKEGSRPLKRCFNSFVRVLSAKMRSISKGIKQSSERAQQEHRLVVELPASSDEGTEQEAAEKAGSSTVSEPSREEITEVSEVLQSESDDSLLPSIGGMLFHVGSMPHTEDSVELYGRVPSKLTPESMVQEERVDEGLSKACSRTTSSTSTTFSMVDVQKTATLTTSGSDRGRSIITTPETPEQSLHHQGGGLDSPVSSERRVAESGRKSPATWSDAEGLSYAKKAVSELMERMVLSREDAASAEKSLEILLSSGILRPHTDKLVDQLRNLLMVNSTLTAQSVADRSKSESALPKSSMTGELQREISRKGLLEIAYTITERSIKTLLEQLLTALLPPSAVVEVARSCQNIRPVTPSQVMSSEVSPGCCNPLSMICRVIIDVFTITRQVVETASEMDMSPPGENINGRLCSNTAPLPTDSTSSVHPINRECDRSLMTKPTNKVKSLTFSFPKLPKISLIKSKKVNKGDIAPLETTKDPADVNYSMFCTTPTPENAQRQEENLASCSSQRTERPKNQFFLIRVYSAMSRHDNS, encoded by the exons ATGTCTGACTACATTGTGAAAATCGAGGGAACTGGTCCCGAGGAGTCCGAGGCGTCCCCTGAgaagtccag GGACCCGTCTCCTGAGCCTGCTGTCCTGCCCGTGACAGATGTGTCCTTCCTTGGAGCAATGGAACACACG AATGACATGCTTAGCTCCCTGGATCAAGTGATGGACAGTCAAACACAAGAAAATGGTGAACAAGTGGAAGCAACTGAAAGTCAGAGGAAGAGACTGAAG GGAAACCTAGGTTTGTCCTCTGCTGGGTGTTCACTTGGATGTATTCCAAGCTTTGACTCAG TGTCCCTTACATCTACGGTCAACACGGATAACAACTCAGCGGAGAGCCTAGAGCAGCTGCAGTACCAAGAGGTCCTGAGGGTGGATACATGTGATGAGGTGGAGGTCAAGATGCCTGTAGATAATGACACCCTGATGCCCACAGTCGTTGACTGTGACTCCTTGCCAACCCTGGACCAGATAGCCTCCTTGAGAACTCTTCAGGAGGAGATGGACAGAGTGCTAGACATGGACACTGAGGATTGTCTCTCAAGAACAATTAGCTTTGAAAGCAGACCAATTCCGGAGAGGAGTGGAAGCACAAAGCCATATTGCAGTGGTGTACGCTCGGCAGCTCCCTACGCTTCAAAACC ATCCCTTACATCTATTGACGCACATGGGGCTGAAAATGAGGTGGAGGCCAAGGTGCTCAATATCGACTTATCTTCATTCACCCTGGACCGGATTTACTTCTCCAGTATTCTGCAGGAGGAGAACGACAGAGTGCTGGACATGGACACTATGGATTGTCGCTCTCTGTCGAGAACAGTTCACTTTGAAAGCAGCCCAATTCCGGAGAGGAGTGGAAGCTTGAAGACGTATTGCAGTAGTGTACGGTCGCCCACCCCCTACCAGTCAAGATT ATCCCTTACCTCCACTGAGGCACATGATGAAGTTGCACACAGTTCAGGCACACAAGTGAGCCTCCAAATCCTGATGGACCCTCTGGAGGAGCTTTTTGGTATCACTCAGGATATGATATACACAGACGTCCAAGATAGAGTGATTGAAGTGCTGCAGGACATCTACTTGGCAGCTAACCAGCTAGAGCAACAGCTATTCCAGAGTGTCTTTGACAGGCAAGCCAGAGCCATTGTAAAGGCGGTAGTGCAGCAGATCAATGCCGCCctgtccagggctctccaacaAACCTGCTCGGGATCACAATTACTTACTATAGTGGGATCTGCCAAGCTCTATAGCAAAGATGGGTTGGCAGCGGTTGAGGGCCAAGGAGTTCCTTTGATCACCTCATcagcagagggagacagggatggCAACAAGGAAGGAAGTAGACCGTTGAAACGTTGTTTTAACAGCTTTGTTCGTGTTTTGTCAGCAAAAATGAGGAGTATCTCCAAGGGGATCAAACAGAGCAGCGAGAGGGCACAACAAGAGCACAGGCTAGTTGTTGAACTGCCAGCATCATCTGACGAGGGTACAGAGCAAGAGGCAGCAGAGAAAGCTGGATCTAGTACAGTTTCTGAACCCTCTAGGGAGGAGATCACAGAGGTCAGTGAAGTTCTTCAGTCGGAATCCGATGATTCTCTACTTCCCTCCATCGGGGGAATGCTCTTCCACGTTGGATCCATGCCTCATACAGAGGATTCAGTGGAGCTATACGGCAGGGTCCCATCAAAGTTGACACCAGAAAGTATGGTGCAGGAAGAACGTGTTGATGAAGGCTTGTCTAAGGCTTGTTCCAGGACAACTTCTTCAACCAGCACCACTTTCAGCATGGTCGACGTCCAGAAGACTGCTACTTTGACCACTTCTGGAAGTGACAGGGGTAGAAGCATTATCACTACCCCAGAAACGCCAGAGCAGAGTCTGCACCACCAGGGAGGTGGACTGGACAGCCCTGTCTCCTCAGAGAGAAGAGTGGCTGAAAGTGGCAGAAAGAGCCCTGCAACTTGGTCAGACGCAGAGGGATTAAGTTATGCAAAAAAGGCTGTGTCTGAGTTAATGGAGAGGATGGTGCTCAGCCGTGAGGATGCAGCGTCAGCAGAGAAGAGCCTGgagatcctcctctcctctggtatTCTTCGTCCTCACACTGACAAGTTAGTCGACCAGCTGCGAAACCTTTTGATGGTGAACAGCACACTAACAGCACAATCTGTAGCTGACAGGTCAAAATCAGAATCTGCTCTGCCAAAGTCCAGCATGACAGGGGAACTTCAAAGGGAGATCTCAAGGAAGGGTTTGCTGGAGATAGCATATACTATCACCGAGAGATCTATAAAGACCCTTTTGGAGCAGCTGCTCactgccctcctccctccatctgcaGTGGTTGAGGTTGCCAGGTCATGTCAGAACATCCGACCAGTCACTCCCTCTCAGGTGATGAGTTCTGAAGTTAGCCCAGGGTGCTGCAACCCTCTTTCAATGATTTGCCGTGTGATCATAGATGTCTTTACGATCACAAGACAGGTGGTTGAGACAGCCAGTGAAATGGATATGTCTCCCCCCGGAGAGAACATTAATGGAAGGCTTTGTAGCAACACGGCACCACTGCCCACTGATTCAACCTCATCTGTCCACCCGATCAACCGTGAGTGCGACAGATCTTTGATGACCAAACCAACAAACAAAGTCAAGAGCTTGACATTCTCATTTCCTAAGCTCCCAAAGATCAGTCTCATAAAG AGCAAGAAAGTCAACAAAGGGGATATCGCTCCCCTTGAGACCACCAAGGATCCTGCTGATGTCAACTATAGTA TGTTCTGCACTACTCCAACACCAGAGAATGCACAACGACAAGAGGAAAATCTTGCCTCCTGCTCCTCACAGAGGACAGAAAGGCCAAAGAACCAATTCTTTTTAATCAGGGTATACTCTGCCATGTCTAGGCATGACAACAGCTAG
- the LOC106598918 gene encoding uncharacterized protein isoform X2 has protein sequence MEHTNDMLSSLDQVMDSQTQENGEQVEATESQRKRLKGNLGLSSAGCSLGCIPSFDSVSLTSTVNTDNNSAESLEQLQYQEVLRVDTCDEVEVKMPVDNDTLMPTVVDCDSLPTLDQIASLRTLQEEMDRVLDMDTEDCLSRTISFESRPIPERSGSTKPYCSGVRSAAPYASKPSLTSIDAHGAENEVEAKVLNIDLSSFTLDRIYFSSILQEENDRVLDMDTMDCRSLSRTVHFESSPIPERSGSLKTYCSSVRSPTPYQSRLSLTSTEAHDEVAHSSGTQVSLQILMDPLEELFGITQDMIYTDVQDRVIEVLQDIYLAANQLEQQLFQSVFDRQARAIVKAVVQQINAALSRALQQTCSGSQLLTIVGSAKLYSKDGLAAVEGQGVPLITSSAEGDRDGNKEGSRPLKRCFNSFVRVLSAKMRSISKGIKQSSERAQQEHRLVVELPASSDEGTEQEAAEKAGSSTVSEPSREEITEVSEVLQSESDDSLLPSIGGMLFHVGSMPHTEDSVELYGRVPSKLTPESMVQEERVDEGLSKACSRTTSSTSTTFSMVDVQKTATLTTSGSDRGRSIITTPETPEQSLHHQGGGLDSPVSSERRVAESGRKSPATWSDAEGLSYAKKAVSELMERMVLSREDAASAEKSLEILLSSGILRPHTDKLVDQLRNLLMVNSTLTAQSVADRSKSESALPKSSMTGELQREISRKGLLEIAYTITERSIKTLLEQLLTALLPPSAVVEVARSCQNIRPVTPSQVMSSEVSPGCCNPLSMICRVIIDVFTITRQVVETASEMDMSPPGENINGRLCSNTAPLPTDSTSSVHPINRECDRSLMTKPTNKVKSLTFSFPKLPKISLIKSKKVNKGDIAPLETTKDPADVNYSMFCTTPTPENAQRQEENLASCSSQRTERPKNQFFLIRVYSAMSRHDNS, from the exons ATGGAACACACG AATGACATGCTTAGCTCCCTGGATCAAGTGATGGACAGTCAAACACAAGAAAATGGTGAACAAGTGGAAGCAACTGAAAGTCAGAGGAAGAGACTGAAG GGAAACCTAGGTTTGTCCTCTGCTGGGTGTTCACTTGGATGTATTCCAAGCTTTGACTCAG TGTCCCTTACATCTACGGTCAACACGGATAACAACTCAGCGGAGAGCCTAGAGCAGCTGCAGTACCAAGAGGTCCTGAGGGTGGATACATGTGATGAGGTGGAGGTCAAGATGCCTGTAGATAATGACACCCTGATGCCCACAGTCGTTGACTGTGACTCCTTGCCAACCCTGGACCAGATAGCCTCCTTGAGAACTCTTCAGGAGGAGATGGACAGAGTGCTAGACATGGACACTGAGGATTGTCTCTCAAGAACAATTAGCTTTGAAAGCAGACCAATTCCGGAGAGGAGTGGAAGCACAAAGCCATATTGCAGTGGTGTACGCTCGGCAGCTCCCTACGCTTCAAAACC ATCCCTTACATCTATTGACGCACATGGGGCTGAAAATGAGGTGGAGGCCAAGGTGCTCAATATCGACTTATCTTCATTCACCCTGGACCGGATTTACTTCTCCAGTATTCTGCAGGAGGAGAACGACAGAGTGCTGGACATGGACACTATGGATTGTCGCTCTCTGTCGAGAACAGTTCACTTTGAAAGCAGCCCAATTCCGGAGAGGAGTGGAAGCTTGAAGACGTATTGCAGTAGTGTACGGTCGCCCACCCCCTACCAGTCAAGATT ATCCCTTACCTCCACTGAGGCACATGATGAAGTTGCACACAGTTCAGGCACACAAGTGAGCCTCCAAATCCTGATGGACCCTCTGGAGGAGCTTTTTGGTATCACTCAGGATATGATATACACAGACGTCCAAGATAGAGTGATTGAAGTGCTGCAGGACATCTACTTGGCAGCTAACCAGCTAGAGCAACAGCTATTCCAGAGTGTCTTTGACAGGCAAGCCAGAGCCATTGTAAAGGCGGTAGTGCAGCAGATCAATGCCGCCctgtccagggctctccaacaAACCTGCTCGGGATCACAATTACTTACTATAGTGGGATCTGCCAAGCTCTATAGCAAAGATGGGTTGGCAGCGGTTGAGGGCCAAGGAGTTCCTTTGATCACCTCATcagcagagggagacagggatggCAACAAGGAAGGAAGTAGACCGTTGAAACGTTGTTTTAACAGCTTTGTTCGTGTTTTGTCAGCAAAAATGAGGAGTATCTCCAAGGGGATCAAACAGAGCAGCGAGAGGGCACAACAAGAGCACAGGCTAGTTGTTGAACTGCCAGCATCATCTGACGAGGGTACAGAGCAAGAGGCAGCAGAGAAAGCTGGATCTAGTACAGTTTCTGAACCCTCTAGGGAGGAGATCACAGAGGTCAGTGAAGTTCTTCAGTCGGAATCCGATGATTCTCTACTTCCCTCCATCGGGGGAATGCTCTTCCACGTTGGATCCATGCCTCATACAGAGGATTCAGTGGAGCTATACGGCAGGGTCCCATCAAAGTTGACACCAGAAAGTATGGTGCAGGAAGAACGTGTTGATGAAGGCTTGTCTAAGGCTTGTTCCAGGACAACTTCTTCAACCAGCACCACTTTCAGCATGGTCGACGTCCAGAAGACTGCTACTTTGACCACTTCTGGAAGTGACAGGGGTAGAAGCATTATCACTACCCCAGAAACGCCAGAGCAGAGTCTGCACCACCAGGGAGGTGGACTGGACAGCCCTGTCTCCTCAGAGAGAAGAGTGGCTGAAAGTGGCAGAAAGAGCCCTGCAACTTGGTCAGACGCAGAGGGATTAAGTTATGCAAAAAAGGCTGTGTCTGAGTTAATGGAGAGGATGGTGCTCAGCCGTGAGGATGCAGCGTCAGCAGAGAAGAGCCTGgagatcctcctctcctctggtatTCTTCGTCCTCACACTGACAAGTTAGTCGACCAGCTGCGAAACCTTTTGATGGTGAACAGCACACTAACAGCACAATCTGTAGCTGACAGGTCAAAATCAGAATCTGCTCTGCCAAAGTCCAGCATGACAGGGGAACTTCAAAGGGAGATCTCAAGGAAGGGTTTGCTGGAGATAGCATATACTATCACCGAGAGATCTATAAAGACCCTTTTGGAGCAGCTGCTCactgccctcctccctccatctgcaGTGGTTGAGGTTGCCAGGTCATGTCAGAACATCCGACCAGTCACTCCCTCTCAGGTGATGAGTTCTGAAGTTAGCCCAGGGTGCTGCAACCCTCTTTCAATGATTTGCCGTGTGATCATAGATGTCTTTACGATCACAAGACAGGTGGTTGAGACAGCCAGTGAAATGGATATGTCTCCCCCCGGAGAGAACATTAATGGAAGGCTTTGTAGCAACACGGCACCACTGCCCACTGATTCAACCTCATCTGTCCACCCGATCAACCGTGAGTGCGACAGATCTTTGATGACCAAACCAACAAACAAAGTCAAGAGCTTGACATTCTCATTTCCTAAGCTCCCAAAGATCAGTCTCATAAAG AGCAAGAAAGTCAACAAAGGGGATATCGCTCCCCTTGAGACCACCAAGGATCCTGCTGATGTCAACTATAGTA TGTTCTGCACTACTCCAACACCAGAGAATGCACAACGACAAGAGGAAAATCTTGCCTCCTGCTCCTCACAGAGGACAGAAAGGCCAAAGAACCAATTCTTTTTAATCAGGGTATACTCTGCCATGTCTAGGCATGACAACAGCTAG